The genomic segment TCTAACACAATTAGTTGTTCACAGAAACTTTCAACATGGTCGATTTGGTGAGTAGAAAAAATAATCATCGTCCCTTTGGCTTGAAAATCTCTAATAACTTCAACGAACTTGAAGGTGTTAATTGGGTCTAGTCCAGAGAATGGTTCGTCTAAAACTAACAATTTTGGATTATTAATAATGGAAGTGATGAACTGGATCTTTTGTTGATTCCCTTTGGATAGTTCCTTAATCTTCTTGTCTTTATAAGATTCGATATTGAATCGTTTTAACCAATAGTCTAGTCGTTCAAGGATGGTTTCCTTATCTAGACCTTTTAAAGCCCCATAATGTAATACCAAGTCTTTAACTTTTAACTTAACAAGTAAAGACCTTTCTTCGATCATATAGCCTATATGATCCGCATCTTCGTAACTGATTTTTTTACCATTTAAAAGGATTTCTCCATTAGTAGGTTCTAATAACCCTAATATCATTTTAAATGTCGTTGTTTTCCCAGCGCCATTGGTTCCCAATAATCCAAATATTTCGCCAGGTTTGATTGTAAAACTTAAGTCTTGAACTGCCGTTAAAGTTCCATAATTCTTCTTAACGTGTTTGACTTCTAGCATAGTATCACTCCTTCAATCACCATTTTATCACACATTTATAAATTTCAAAGAATTATTTTGAATTAAAAAAAATAAAAAGGCTTTCACGCCTTTTTACTGTTATTTTTTGACTATTTTAAGTTAAATCTAATCGCTTGTTTGTTAATATACATTAAATCATCGGCCTTTTTCTGCACATCAAAGATGGATTCTTCTTCCGTTTCTTTAATTGAACAGCCCATCGCTACTCTTACAGGTCTTTGATTGAGTTCAAGACTCATAAATTTAGCGCTTAATGAATTTTTTAGATTTCTCAGTTTACTCTTTGAACAGTTAGGTGAAATGATGATGAATTCATCGCCACCGATTCTACCAACTAAGTCATCTTCATTAACCGATTCAGAAATGCTTTTTGACACCAATTGAAGGAGTTTGTCCCCTTGATGATGACCAAACTCGTCATTCATTTCTTTTAGGTCATTCACATCAAGCATAACAATGCCTAAAGGATAGAACATTTTTTGATCAAAGTTCTTGAGCGCATTCTCCATAAATCTTCGGTTATATAATCCAGTTAAGTAATCATGATAACTTAGATACTCGATGTCTTTAGCTTGCTTAAGTTGGTCTGAAATGTCTTTAAAAACATAAACATTTCCGTCTAGGTTTCCATCAATATCATAGATCGGTGAGATGTTCTCTTCTATTGGTATGTATTTTCCGTTTTT from the Paracholeplasma morum genome contains:
- a CDS encoding ABC transporter ATP-binding protein, whose translation is MLEVKHVKKNYGTLTAVQDLSFTIKPGEIFGLLGTNGAGKTTTFKMILGLLEPTNGEILLNGKKISYEDADHIGYMIEERSLLVKLKVKDLVLHYGALKGLDKETILERLDYWLKRFNIESYKDKKIKELSKGNQQKIQFITSIINNPKLLVLDEPFSGLDPINTFKFVEVIRDFQAKGTMIIFSTHQIDHVESFCEQLIVLEKGNPVLSGKISDIKKDFKKHNIKIIADCEPETIKGIKGVIDVITQPNEIIVKIEDESCAKDVFDYIKTCDNVRKFDIEQASLSEIFIEKVGETFEQV